In Scomber japonicus isolate fScoJap1 chromosome 21, fScoJap1.pri, whole genome shotgun sequence, one DNA window encodes the following:
- the LOC128382099 gene encoding NLR family CARD domain-containing protein 3-like translates to MDQSEDREEGVPPSKSSLCGEHDSQTKAQRRTRRQHRPDSAGPGPGPGPSCVSVKSDRSKGELIYFKEQRPAATRRKLDQPEPSCVSMNSDWSMDHPYTFKDGRHSDDHSVDQESSEVPSGQSAQQHQTQLDSIFMLLEENIVTFVKNELKKMRKVLSSDYPECLESQREDQEVLDVEEKEQRRRSRDAFLKITVHFLRRMKQEDLAERLQSRTPAGRCRRKLKSNLQKKFQCLFEGIAKAGNPTLLNQTYTPLYITEGGTAEVNDEHEVRQIETASRKPDRPETIRQEDIFKASPGRDEPIRTVMTKGVAGIGKTVLTQKFTLDWAEDKANQDIHFTFPFTFKALNVLKEKKYSLVELVHHFFTETKEAGICRFEEFQVVFIFDGLDECRLPLDFDNTEILTDVTESTSVDVLLTNLIRGKLLPSARLWITTRPAAANQIPPECVDMVTEVRGFTDPQKEEYFRKRFRDEEQARTIISHIKTSRSLHIMCHIPVFCWITATVLEDVLKSREGGELPKSLTEMYIHFLVIQSKLKNVKYDGGAETDPHWSPESREMIESLGKLAFEQLQKGNLIFYESDLTECGIDIRAASVCSGVFTEVFKEERGLYQDKVFCFVHLSIQEFLAALHVHLIFIKSGVNLLAEQQTTSQSHFYQSAVDEALKSPNGHLDLFLRFLLGLSLQTNQTLLQGLMTQTGSSSQTNQETVEYIKKNLSENVSAERSINLFHCLNELNDSSLVEEIQQSLSSGRLSTDKLSPAQWSALVFILLSSEKDLDVFDLKKYSASEEALLRLLPVVKTSKKAL, encoded by the exons atggatcagagtgaggacagagaggagggagtccctccctctaaaagctctctgtgtggggaacatgacagccagaccaaagctcagag aagAACAAGGaggcagcacagaccagactctgctggacctggacctggacctggacccagCTGTGTCTCTGTGAAGAGTGATCGGTCAAAGGGTgaactcatttattttaaagaacaaCGTCCGGCTGCAACAAG GAGGAAGCTGGAccaacctgaacccagctgtgtgtctatgaacaGTGATTGGTCTATGGATCATCCTTATACCTTCAAAGATGGACGCCACTCTGATGATCACAG Tgtggaccaggagagctcagaggttcccagtggtcagtctgcccagcagcatcaaacacagctggactccatatttatg ctgctggaggagaacatcgtcacttttgtgaagaacgagctgaagaagatgcgGAAGGTTCTGAGTtcagattacccagaatgcttagagagtcagagggagGATCAGGAAGTGTTGGACGTTGAggagaaagagcagaggaggagaagcagagacgcatttctgaagatcacagtgcacttcctgaggagaatgaagcaggaggatctggctgagcgtctgcagagca gaactccTGCTGGCaggtgtcgacgtaaactcaagtctaacctgcagaagaagttccagtgtctgtttgaggggatcgctaaagcaggaaacccaacccttctgaatcagacctacacaccgctctacatcacagagggagggactgcagaggtcaatgatgaacatgaggtcagacagattgaaacagcatccaggaaaccagacagaccagaaacaatcagacaagaagacatctttaaagcctcacctggaagagatgaaccaatcagaacagtgatgacaaagggagtggctggcattgggaaaacagtcttaacacagaagttcactctggactgggctgaagacaaagccaaccaggacatacacttcacatttccattcactttcaaagcgctgaatgtgctgaaagagaaaaagtacagcttggtggaacttgttcatcacttctttactgaaaccaaagaagcaggaatctgcaggtttgaagagttccaggttgtgttcatctttgacggtctggatgagtgtcgacttcctctggacttcgacaacactgagatcctgactgatgttacagagtccacctcagtggatgtgctgctgacaaacctcatcagggggaaactgcttccctctgctcgcctctggataaccacacgacctgcagcagccaatcagatccctcctgagtgtgttgacatggtgacagaggtcagagggttcactgacccacagaaggaggagtacttcaggaagagattcagagatgaggagcaggccagaaccatcatctcccacatcaagacatcacgaagcctccacatcatgtgccacatcccagtcttctgctggatcactgctacagttctggaggatgtgttgaaaagcagagagggaggagagctgcccaagtctctgactgagatgtacatccacttcctggtgattcagtccaaactgaagaacgtcaagtatgatggaggagctgagacagatccacactggagtccagagagcagggagatgattgagtctctgggaaaactggcttttgagcagctgcagaaaggcaacctgatcttctatgaatcagacctgacagagtgtggcatcgatatcagagcagcctcagtgtgctcaggagtgttcacagaggtctttaaagaggagagagggctgtaccaggacaaggtgttctgcttcgtccatctgagcattcaggagtttctggctgctcttcatgtccatctgatattcatcaagtctggagtcaatctgctggcagaacaacaaacaacatcccagtcacatttctaccagagtgctgtggacgaggccttaaagagtccaaatggacacctggacttgttcctccgcttcctcctgggtctttcactgcagaccaatcagactctcctacaaGGTCtgatgacacagacaggaagtagctcacagaccaatcaggaaacagttgagtacatcaagaagaacctcagtgagaatgtgtctgcagagagaagcatcaatctgttccactgtctgaatgaactgaatgatagttctctagtggaggagatccaacagtccctgagtTCAGGacgtctctccacagataaactgtctcctgctcagtggtcagctctggtcttcatcttactgtcatcagaaaaagatctggatgtgtttgacctgaagaaatactctgcttcagaggaggctcttctgaggctgctgccagtggtcaaaacctccaaaaaagctctgtaa